Proteins from a genomic interval of Scatophagus argus isolate fScaArg1 chromosome 6, fScaArg1.pri, whole genome shotgun sequence:
- the pde6d gene encoding retinal rod rhodopsin-sensitive cGMP 3',5'-cyclic phosphodiesterase subunit delta, with translation MSSDEDRAKEIMKGFKLNWMNLRDAETGKVLWQGTEDLSVPGVEHEARVPKKILKCKAVSRELNFSSSEKLEKFRLEQKVFFKGQCLEEWFFEFGFVIPNSTNTWQSLIEAAPESQMMPANVLTGNVIIETKFYDDDLHVSTSRVRLFYV, from the exons ATGTCTTCAGACGAAGACAGGGCCAAAGAAATCATGAAGGGCTTCAAACT AAACTGGATGAATCTTCGAGATGCAGAGACGGGCAAAGTGCTATGGCAGGGAACTGAGGACCTCTCTGTACCAGGAGTAGAACATGAag CTCGTGTCCCAAAGAAGATCCTGAAGTGCAAAGCAGTGTCCAGAGAACTGAACTTTTCCTCCTCAGAAAAACTGGAGAAATTCAGGTTGGAGCAGAAAGTTTTCTTCAAAGGACAGTGTCTAGAAG aATGGTTCTTTGAGTTTGGTTTTGTTATCCCGAACTCCACCAACACGTGGCAGTCTCTGATTGAAGCAGCCCCCGAGTCCCAGATGATGCCAGCCAATGTTCTAAC tggtAATGTGATCATAGAGACCAAGTTCTACGATGATGATCTCCATGTCAGTACCTCCAGGGTTCGGCTATTCTACGTCTGA